A region from the Salidesulfovibrio onnuriiensis genome encodes:
- the cobA gene encoding uroporphyrinogen-III C-methyltransferase, whose product MATVYLVGAGPGDPGLLTLRAKEIIETCDVMIYDYLANKDFLNWCRPDCEILYVGKKGGDHTLPQDKINELIIAKAGEGKNICRLKGGDPYVFGRGGEEAEELVEAGVDFEVVPGITAGVAAPAYAGIPVTHRDHTTSVCFITGHEDPTKEKTGHDWSAYGRSTSTLVFYMGVKNLPMIAKNLMDNGRSADTPVALVRWGTRCNQQSMLSTLENVARDAEEQGFAAPSIIVVGGVCGLRDKLAWFEKKPMLGKGVVVTRAREQASGLVDVLRGHGACVYEFPTISVEHLDDYAEVETSILQLARYDWLVFTSVNGVKFFWEQLQEIGLDSRILAGLEVAAIGPATADALRERGINPDFVPEKYVAEHVVEGLLARGIQGKSVLVPRAKVAREVLPDELKKAGCEVQILPVYETRLAGSDVDEVRAALDAGKIEYVTFTSSSTVHNFFELMPAEEFKKYEGVKIASIGPVTTKTVHEYGFTVAVKPEEYTIPGLVEELLKDV is encoded by the coding sequence ATGGCTACTGTTTATCTTGTCGGTGCTGGCCCGGGCGATCCCGGATTGTTGACCCTTCGCGCCAAGGAGATCATCGAGACCTGCGATGTGATGATCTACGATTATCTGGCCAACAAGGATTTCCTGAACTGGTGCAGGCCGGACTGTGAAATCCTTTATGTGGGCAAGAAGGGCGGCGACCACACCCTGCCGCAGGACAAGATCAACGAGCTGATCATAGCCAAGGCCGGAGAAGGCAAGAACATCTGCCGTCTCAAGGGTGGCGATCCGTATGTCTTCGGCCGCGGCGGCGAGGAAGCCGAGGAACTGGTGGAAGCGGGCGTGGACTTCGAGGTGGTGCCGGGCATCACCGCGGGCGTCGCCGCCCCTGCCTATGCCGGTATTCCGGTCACCCACCGCGACCACACCACCTCGGTATGCTTCATCACCGGCCACGAGGACCCCACCAAGGAAAAAACCGGCCATGACTGGTCGGCCTACGGCCGGTCCACCTCCACCCTGGTTTTTTACATGGGCGTGAAGAACCTGCCCATGATCGCAAAGAATCTCATGGACAACGGCCGTTCCGCCGATACCCCGGTGGCTCTGGTGCGCTGGGGCACCCGCTGCAACCAGCAGAGCATGCTCTCCACCCTGGAGAACGTGGCCCGGGACGCAGAGGAGCAGGGCTTTGCCGCCCCGTCCATCATCGTGGTGGGCGGCGTATGCGGCCTGCGCGACAAACTGGCCTGGTTCGAGAAGAAACCCATGCTGGGCAAGGGCGTTGTGGTCACCCGCGCCCGGGAGCAGGCCAGCGGACTGGTGGATGTCCTGCGCGGCCACGGCGCCTGCGTGTACGAGTTTCCCACCATTTCCGTGGAGCATCTGGACGACTATGCCGAGGTGGAAACCTCCATCCTGCAGCTCGCCCGGTATGACTGGCTGGTGTTCACCTCTGTCAACGGCGTGAAGTTCTTCTGGGAGCAGCTCCAGGAAATCGGCCTGGATTCGCGTATCCTGGCGGGCCTGGAAGTGGCCGCCATCGGCCCGGCAACCGCGGACGCCCTGCGCGAGCGCGGCATCAACCCGGATTTTGTGCCCGAGAAGTACGTGGCCGAGCACGTGGTCGAGGGCCTGCTGGCCCGGGGCATCCAGGGCAAGTCCGTGCTGGTCCCGCGCGCCAAGGTTGCCCGCGAGGTGCTGCCCGACGAGCTGAAAAAGGCCGGGTGTGAGGTGCAGATCCTGCCCGTCTACGAAACCCGGCTGGCCGGTTCCGACGTGGACGAGGTCCGCGCCGCACTGGACGCGGGGAAGATCGAATACGTGACCTTCACCTCCTCCTCCACGGTGCACAACTTTTTCGAGCTCATGCCCGCCGAGGAGTTCAAGAAATACGAAGGCGTGAAGATCGCCTCCATCGGCCCTGTGACCACCAAGACCGTCCACGAATACGGGTTCACCGTGGCCGTGAAGCCCGAAGAGTACACGATTCCGGGTCTGGTGGAGGAACTGCTCAAGGACGTCTAG
- a CDS encoding valine--tRNA ligase, whose translation MSRPTLAKGYEPWDVEEKWEQHWEDNKTFTPDVEDERDPYSIVIPPPNVTGVLHMGHGLNLTIMDILCRFNRQQGKNVLWIPGTDHAGIATQNVVERQLKEEGKTRDDLGREKFIERVWEWKQEKGDHILSQIRRMGASVDWTREAFTFDDQRAKAVREVFVKLFEDGLIYKGDYIINWCNRCHTALADDEVEHEPKPGKLHHIRYSLTDGSGDIVIATTRPETMLADTAIAVNPEDDRFNHLIGKTVTLPLVGRELPIIGDSYVDIEFGTGCLKVTPAHDMNDWELGRKHDLEIISILDEKGYINENAPEKYRGMHKDEARKAVMEDLEAEGRLILVEEHDHKVGVCYRCKSVIEPHVSTQWFVSMKPLAEKARAAVPGKTQIFPEHWTKTYYKWLDEIRDWCISRQIWWGHRIPAWTCEDCGELIVAKEDPTSCTKCGGSKLVQDEDVLDTWFSSALWPFSTMGWPDETADLAKYYPTSCLVTGFDILFFWVARMMMMGLHFKQEVPFHHVYIHALVRDEQGKKMSKSTGNVIDPLDMIEKYGADALRFTLASFAAMGRDIKLSEQRIEGYRHFMNKIWNAARFALMNLPEVIPAVELSEAEGLANKWILHRLEEVKEQVRQATEEYRFNEIAQTLYKFIWSEFCDWYLEMVKPALYGEDETAKAATQKVLWTVLSEILILLHPTTPFITQEIWSALPRPEGDDRSDDIATLAYPEMRPELRSPEAMAEMELFMGVVSGTRNIRTELLIEPARKLDLLVRTVSEADKGVLEANLELIRSLARLENVTIGADVKGPKASGSTVVQGNEIYVPLEGVVDFDAELARLDKNIAKIEKTMGGVAKKLANPGFVNNAPADVVEKEKAKLAEMEEELTKLTQLKERLASVAS comes from the coding sequence ATGAGCCGACCGACGCTGGCCAAGGGATACGAACCTTGGGACGTTGAAGAGAAATGGGAGCAACACTGGGAAGACAACAAGACCTTCACGCCGGACGTGGAGGACGAACGCGACCCGTACTCCATCGTCATTCCGCCGCCCAACGTGACCGGCGTCCTGCACATGGGTCATGGCCTGAACCTGACCATCATGGACATCCTCTGCCGTTTCAACCGGCAGCAGGGAAAGAACGTGCTCTGGATTCCCGGCACCGACCATGCGGGCATCGCCACCCAGAACGTGGTGGAGCGCCAGCTCAAGGAAGAGGGCAAGACCCGCGACGACCTGGGCCGCGAGAAATTCATCGAGCGCGTCTGGGAATGGAAACAGGAAAAGGGCGATCACATCCTGAGCCAGATCCGGCGCATGGGCGCTTCCGTGGACTGGACCCGCGAGGCCTTCACCTTTGACGACCAGCGCGCCAAGGCCGTGCGCGAGGTCTTCGTCAAGCTTTTCGAGGACGGCCTCATCTACAAGGGTGACTACATCATCAACTGGTGCAACCGCTGCCACACGGCCCTGGCCGACGACGAGGTCGAGCACGAACCCAAGCCGGGCAAGCTGCACCACATCAGGTATTCCCTCACGGACGGCTCCGGCGACATCGTCATCGCCACCACCCGCCCCGAGACCATGCTGGCCGATACCGCCATTGCCGTGAACCCCGAGGATGACCGCTTCAACCACCTCATCGGCAAGACCGTGACCCTGCCTCTCGTGGGCCGCGAGCTGCCCATCATCGGCGACAGCTACGTGGACATCGAGTTTGGCACCGGCTGTCTCAAGGTCACCCCGGCCCACGACATGAACGACTGGGAACTGGGCCGCAAGCACGATCTCGAGATCATCTCCATCCTGGACGAGAAGGGCTACATCAACGAGAACGCGCCCGAAAAGTACCGGGGCATGCACAAGGACGAGGCGCGCAAGGCCGTCATGGAAGACCTGGAGGCCGAAGGCCGCCTGATCCTGGTGGAGGAACACGACCATAAGGTCGGCGTCTGCTACCGCTGCAAGTCGGTCATCGAGCCGCACGTCTCCACCCAGTGGTTCGTCTCCATGAAGCCGCTGGCCGAAAAGGCCCGCGCCGCCGTGCCCGGAAAGACCCAGATTTTCCCCGAACACTGGACCAAGACCTACTACAAGTGGCTGGACGAGATCCGCGACTGGTGTATTTCCCGCCAGATCTGGTGGGGCCACCGCATCCCGGCCTGGACCTGCGAGGACTGCGGCGAACTGATCGTGGCCAAGGAAGACCCGACCTCCTGCACCAAGTGCGGCGGTTCCAAGCTGGTGCAGGACGAGGACGTTCTGGACACCTGGTTCTCCTCGGCCCTGTGGCCGTTCTCCACCATGGGCTGGCCCGATGAAACCGCGGACCTGGCCAAGTACTACCCGACCTCCTGCCTGGTCACGGGATTTGACATCCTGTTCTTCTGGGTGGCGCGCATGATGATGATGGGCCTGCACTTCAAGCAGGAGGTTCCGTTCCATCACGTCTACATTCACGCCCTGGTGCGCGACGAGCAGGGCAAGAAAATGTCCAAGTCCACGGGCAACGTCATCGACCCCCTGGACATGATCGAGAAATACGGCGCCGACGCCCTGCGTTTCACCCTGGCCTCCTTTGCGGCCATGGGCCGGGACATCAAGCTTTCCGAACAGCGCATCGAAGGCTACCGCCATTTCATGAACAAGATCTGGAACGCGGCCCGCTTCGCGCTCATGAACCTGCCCGAGGTCATTCCGGCCGTGGAACTTTCCGAGGCCGAAGGGCTGGCCAACAAGTGGATCCTGCACCGCCTCGAAGAGGTCAAGGAGCAGGTCCGGCAGGCCACCGAGGAATACCGTTTCAACGAGATCGCCCAGACCCTGTACAAGTTCATCTGGTCCGAGTTCTGCGACTGGTACCTGGAAATGGTCAAGCCCGCGCTCTACGGCGAGGACGAGACCGCCAAGGCCGCGACCCAGAAGGTGCTCTGGACCGTGCTGTCCGAGATCCTGATCCTGCTGCATCCCACCACGCCGTTCATCACCCAGGAAATCTGGTCCGCGCTGCCGAGGCCCGAGGGAGATGACCGCAGTGACGACATCGCCACCCTGGCCTACCCGGAAATGCGGCCCGAACTGCGCAGCCCCGAGGCCATGGCCGAGATGGAGCTGTTCATGGGCGTGGTTTCCGGCACCCGCAACATCCGCACCGAGCTGCTCATTGAGCCGGCCCGCAAGCTGGATCTGCTGGTGCGCACCGTGTCCGAGGCCGACAAGGGAGTGCTCGAGGCCAACCTGGAGCTGATCCGGTCCCTGGCCCGCCTCGAGAACGTGACCATCGGCGCGGACGTGAAGGGGCCCAAGGCGTCCGGTTCCACCGTGGTGCAGGGCAACGAGATTTACGTTCCCCTGGAGGGCGTCGTGGACTTCGATGCCGAGCTGGCGCGTCTGGACAAGAACATCGCCAAGATCGAAAAGACCATGGGCGGCGTGGCCAAGAAGCTGGCCAACCCCGGGTTCGTGAACAACGCGCCCGCAGACGTGGTCGAAAAGGAAAAGGCCAAGCTGGCCGAGATGGAAGAGGAGCTGACCAAGCTCACCCAGTTGAAAGAACGCCTGGCTAGTGTAGCCAGCTAG
- a CDS encoding BPL-N domain-containing protein → MSSIHIYWDESHFWGLLVQRALKAWGVPHRLVRADEIAQGALAGKLDGEIPLALVVPGGRARGKMDRLGPAGQAEIRRYVNDGGAYVGFCGGAGLALSDTGLGLCPWKRQGFDNRLQHFLSGHVNVALRTGHSLVPDTLGAHALIPVWWPGQFAEEDNGVTVLATYGAPGPDFWVADLNLKHLPEGTLSDWEALYGIRLTPDFIQGRPCVITGQHGKGRYLLSYAHLETPASPQANAWLGHILGEILGHPAFREPIPAWDVSGTEVRWADETLLAAKAMLEEIIDTGRTHFLLFWRNPWLLGWRRGIPGAGINSLYSLICETLASEANESARTYWNEVSGRFSELMRLMHEGVTGYLLAERLAMTVLHSGPSAINPRVLRENRAALFGKPPAPGGLYVQLAASLEELYWHLHKSP, encoded by the coding sequence ATGTCAAGCATCCATATATACTGGGACGAATCGCACTTCTGGGGCCTGCTGGTGCAGCGTGCGCTCAAGGCATGGGGAGTCCCCCACCGCCTGGTGCGCGCAGATGAAATAGCCCAAGGCGCGCTGGCTGGCAAGCTCGACGGCGAGATCCCGCTGGCGCTCGTGGTTCCGGGCGGCCGCGCCCGGGGCAAGATGGACCGGCTGGGTCCGGCCGGGCAGGCGGAGATCCGCCGCTACGTGAACGACGGGGGCGCGTATGTCGGCTTTTGCGGCGGCGCGGGGCTGGCCCTTTCCGACACGGGCCTGGGCCTCTGCCCCTGGAAACGGCAGGGATTCGACAACCGCCTGCAGCACTTTCTCTCCGGCCATGTGAACGTGGCCTTGCGAACCGGGCACTCCCTTGTGCCGGACACCCTGGGCGCGCACGCCCTGATCCCGGTCTGGTGGCCGGGCCAGTTCGCCGAAGAGGACAACGGCGTCACCGTTCTGGCCACCTATGGCGCTCCCGGCCCGGATTTCTGGGTGGCGGACCTCAATCTCAAGCACCTGCCCGAAGGCACCCTTTCGGACTGGGAGGCCCTCTACGGCATCCGCCTCACGCCCGACTTCATACAGGGCAGGCCCTGCGTGATCACTGGGCAACACGGCAAGGGGCGCTACCTGCTGAGCTACGCGCACCTGGAAACCCCTGCCTCGCCCCAGGCCAACGCGTGGCTCGGCCACATCCTGGGCGAAATCCTGGGACACCCCGCTTTCCGTGAGCCCATCCCGGCCTGGGACGTCTCCGGGACCGAGGTCCGCTGGGCCGATGAAACCCTGCTCGCGGCCAAGGCCATGCTGGAGGAGATCATCGACACCGGACGCACGCATTTCCTGCTCTTCTGGCGCAACCCCTGGCTGCTGGGCTGGCGGCGCGGTATTCCCGGCGCAGGCATCAACAGCCTCTATTCCCTGATCTGCGAAACCCTGGCCTCGGAAGCAAACGAATCGGCAAGAACCTACTGGAACGAAGTTTCCGGACGGTTCTCCGAACTGATGCGACTCATGCATGAAGGGGTCACCGGCTACCTGCTGGCCGAACGACTGGCCATGACCGTACTGCACTCCGGCCCTTCCGCCATCAACCCTCGGGTCCTCCGGGAGAATCGGGCGGCGCTCTTTGGAAAACCACCCGCTCCGGGAGGCCTGTATGTGCAGTTGGCGGCCTCTCTTGAAGAATTGTACTGGCATCTGCACAAAAGTCCCTGA
- a CDS encoding FapA family protein yields MAENDTCTPMNDIKEGDHSNDAHFRFCMSEDGMKLGVNRYFPPKGHGAKPSVELLKQQVAAAGVRLSVDEEAAEKILSHLAEAREITGITLVRGVEVQNPEDARFETIGNLDYPVFPGYKFAVKYPPKKARQGETIDGKITKPSSTDPPEDIKIQAGENCDFDATEGTFTSQVYGMARVDEKEGLVWVDPLLRIDSDNITVTSTIFHQDCFGRPLSVQALEKELLDLGVAIEIDPDAIDKFIRKASVSQQPVPNAVLVRGRHPVNGKDGWLEYLVSTRDATGTEDESGRVDFKDRGAYPSVAPGQTIARLHPPTKGEGGIDIYAKTLPANEGVELHVHPGENVEICEDGATFTANATGIMVLDRNVLSVSECLVLPENVDMNTGNVKVDTGSVKIMGNVQAGFHVAAPKNIIVQGSIESAEVEAGENIEVGGGILMPDGGMVTAQGNITVSYMNNARVHAHGSILFKNEISNSTIQADGYIRAEKGKGIIQGGSAICSRGMEVNELGSELGVQTIVGINLSTSDDREAMAERANLAKEIKRIDKALGNGNPKDILRRVPPEKRPSIVKVLKHRMELAKRYKEVADELAEKAEIRRNELRGVTIKVLRTIHGGTVIKMGGHTARVKRTMDRSLIYWSEEEQKIAFGTL; encoded by the coding sequence ATGGCGGAAAACGATACCTGCACGCCCATGAACGACATCAAGGAAGGCGATCATTCCAATGATGCGCATTTCCGTTTCTGCATGTCCGAAGACGGCATGAAGCTCGGGGTGAACCGCTACTTCCCGCCCAAGGGTCATGGCGCCAAGCCCAGTGTCGAGCTTCTCAAGCAGCAGGTGGCCGCGGCCGGAGTCCGGCTGTCCGTGGACGAGGAGGCAGCCGAAAAGATTCTCTCCCACCTGGCCGAGGCCCGGGAGATCACCGGCATCACCCTTGTGCGCGGCGTCGAGGTCCAGAACCCCGAAGACGCCCGCTTCGAAACCATCGGCAATCTCGATTACCCGGTTTTCCCGGGGTATAAATTCGCCGTCAAATATCCCCCGAAAAAGGCACGCCAGGGGGAAACCATCGACGGGAAGATCACCAAGCCCTCTTCCACCGACCCGCCCGAGGACATCAAGATCCAGGCCGGGGAAAACTGCGACTTCGATGCAACCGAAGGAACCTTCACCTCCCAGGTCTACGGCATGGCCCGCGTGGACGAAAAGGAAGGCCTGGTCTGGGTGGACCCGCTCCTACGCATAGACAGCGACAATATCACGGTGACCAGCACCATATTCCACCAGGACTGCTTCGGCAGGCCCCTCTCGGTCCAGGCCCTGGAAAAGGAACTGCTGGACCTGGGCGTGGCCATCGAAATCGATCCGGACGCCATCGACAAGTTCATCCGCAAGGCCAGCGTAAGTCAGCAGCCGGTGCCCAACGCGGTACTGGTGCGCGGTCGCCATCCGGTGAACGGCAAGGACGGCTGGCTGGAATACCTGGTCAGCACGCGCGACGCCACCGGCACCGAGGACGAGAGCGGCAGGGTGGACTTCAAGGACCGGGGAGCCTACCCCTCGGTCGCTCCGGGGCAAACCATCGCCCGCCTGCACCCGCCCACCAAGGGCGAGGGCGGCATCGACATCTACGCCAAGACGCTCCCGGCCAACGAGGGGGTGGAGCTGCATGTCCATCCCGGCGAAAACGTGGAGATCTGCGAAGACGGAGCAACCTTTACGGCCAACGCCACGGGGATCATGGTCCTGGACCGAAACGTGCTTTCCGTCTCCGAATGCCTGGTGCTGCCCGAGAACGTGGACATGAACACCGGCAACGTCAAGGTGGACACGGGCTCGGTCAAGATCATGGGCAATGTGCAGGCCGGATTCCATGTGGCAGCGCCCAAGAACATCATCGTCCAGGGCTCCATTGAAAGCGCGGAGGTGGAGGCCGGGGAAAACATCGAGGTCGGTGGCGGCATCCTCATGCCCGACGGAGGCATGGTCACGGCCCAGGGCAACATCACGGTCTCCTACATGAACAACGCCAGGGTGCACGCACACGGCAGCATCCTGTTCAAGAACGAAATTTCAAATTCCACGATCCAGGCGGACGGCTATATCCGGGCGGAAAAGGGCAAGGGCATCATCCAGGGAGGCTCGGCCATCTGCTCCCGCGGAATGGAGGTCAATGAGCTGGGCTCGGAACTGGGCGTCCAGACCATCGTGGGCATCAACCTGAGCACCAGCGACGACCGGGAAGCCATGGCCGAGCGCGCCAACCTGGCCAAGGAAATCAAGAGAATCGACAAGGCCCTGGGGAACGGCAATCCCAAGGACATCCTCAGGCGCGTCCCCCCGGAAAAGCGCCCATCCATCGTCAAGGTGCTCAAGCACCGCATGGAACTGGCGAAACGCTACAAGGAAGTGGCCGACGAGCTGGCCGAAAAGGCCGAGATTCGCCGCAACGAACTGAGGGGCGTCACCATCAAGGTTCTTCGGACCATCCACGGCGGCACGGTCATCAAGATGGGCGGCCATACCGCGCGGGTCAAGCGAACCATGGATCGTTCCCTGATCTACTGGAGCGAAGAGGAGCAGAAGATCGCCTTCGGCACGCTCTAA
- a CDS encoding RNA polymerase sigma factor, whose amino-acid sequence MAESIHLESFFDENNIKQNWDALVEKYASSIYGYLHHYCKAHMNGLKEDDICDITQNVFLKLVKDDFRLLRRYDPKKGSFSTWLAVLTRSTALDYLRARARNHVPLEDYQDKLQAEEQGPRLQVNYPTGVLTERQQSVLHLLFEKDLDPAEVGRLMGVKTQTVRSIKHQALDRLRAHYGVTA is encoded by the coding sequence ATGGCAGAAAGTATTCATCTCGAATCATTCTTTGATGAAAACAACATCAAGCAGAATTGGGATGCTCTTGTAGAGAAATATGCATCATCCATATATGGATACCTGCATCACTACTGCAAGGCTCACATGAACGGATTGAAAGAAGATGATATATGCGACATCACGCAAAATGTATTTCTCAAGCTCGTGAAAGATGATTTCAGGCTTTTACGACGCTACGACCCGAAAAAAGGTTCTTTCTCAACCTGGCTTGCCGTCCTGACCCGCTCCACGGCGCTGGACTACCTGCGCGCAAGAGCGAGGAACCACGTCCCCCTGGAGGACTATCAGGACAAACTGCAGGCAGAGGAACAAGGGCCGCGCCTCCAGGTGAATTATCCCACGGGAGTGCTCACCGAACGGCAGCAGAGCGTTCTTCACCTCCTCTTCGAGAAGGACCTGGACCCGGCCGAGGTGGGCCGGCTCATGGGGGTCAAGACCCAGACGGTCCGCAGCATCAAGCACCAGGCGCTGGACAGGCTCAGGGCCCATTACGGAGTGACGGCGTAG
- a CDS encoding flagellar hook assembly protein FlgD, which yields MYTSSASYLNSVYTSSTTSWDTEESSTDLGQDEFLQLFVAQLENQDPLDPVDDSESIAQMAEFSSLEQLTNINSQISDLIDTINTQTLNTAVSYIGKSVVASGYSMSKEGETISDVTYTVPVDVEDLTAHIIDEDGSIVNSIDLGAHDAGEYDFSWDGTGSDGEELEDGLYSIAFTATNSEGESVSISTMVSGVVSGVSQSSGSTLLTLEDGRQVYLSNVYEVTA from the coding sequence ATGTATACCAGCAGCGCAAGTTACCTGAACAGCGTCTATACCTCTTCCACCACGTCGTGGGATACCGAAGAGTCGTCCACCGATCTCGGCCAGGACGAATTCCTGCAGCTCTTCGTGGCCCAGCTGGAAAACCAGGATCCCCTGGACCCGGTGGACGACAGCGAATCCATCGCCCAGATGGCCGAGTTCTCCAGCCTGGAGCAGCTCACCAACATCAATTCCCAGATCAGCGACCTGATCGACACCATCAACACCCAGACCCTGAACACGGCCGTGAGCTACATCGGCAAGAGTGTCGTGGCCTCCGGCTACTCCATGAGCAAGGAAGGGGAAACCATCAGCGACGTCACCTACACCGTTCCCGTCGATGTGGAGGACCTCACCGCCCACATCATCGACGAGGACGGCAGCATCGTGAACAGCATCGACCTCGGCGCACACGACGCGGGCGAATACGATTTCTCCTGGGACGGCACCGGATCGGACGGGGAGGAACTCGAAGACGGCCTTTACTCCATCGCCTTCACGGCCACCAACTCCGAGGGCGAATCGGTTTCCATTTCCACCATGGTCAGCGGCGTTGTGTCGGGGGTTTCCCAATCCAGCGGCTCCACCCTGCTGACCCTTGAGGACGGCCGTCAGGTCTACCTGTCGAACGTCTACGAAGTTACCGCATAA
- a CDS encoding flagellar hook protein FlgE, with protein sequence MSLTGSLYSGITGLTAHSQAISVVGNNLANTSTIGFKGSTMQFEDLFYSYVNTASGVDQMGHGVATSAIMTDYSQGPYESSTEVTDMALGGEGFFTVHDPSTGDEYYTRAGNFRFDDDGYLVTPAGLRVQGWEVVDGESTSSGLTQITGTPQDIRLENFQSPPEATSEVSFVLNLDSDSDDNAAVATNPCFSMFQYWDGSEDTPLSDSRYAYQTTISVYDENGTATDLTVYFDPVDDSSVASQSGGYQVWEYVVTIPPSADGRTLDGQSLGTTSAGGVLMIGTLTFNTAGNLVGQSAFTLASGASGDMKDLSNWTLADFSDDGLPIMTANFSGASNASATNQINSTSFSIDFGLSTADLITNNGWEAGSVSNASLIGSTYANIPNMDALDIAADATTSYDTSSSTLTQQQDGYSAGFLQSLTVSSDGIITGNYSNGQVLDLYAVTLSRFDNKYGLEHEGGNLFSATRDSGQAITGTANTSTFGSVAANTLEQSNVDTATEMVRLITLQRGFQSNSKVITTADTLLSEVIALKR encoded by the coding sequence ATGAGTCTTACAGGATCGCTTTATTCCGGCATCACTGGCCTGACCGCCCACAGCCAGGCCATCTCCGTGGTCGGCAACAACCTGGCAAACACCAGCACCATCGGGTTCAAGGGTTCCACCATGCAGTTCGAGGACCTCTTCTACTCGTACGTGAACACGGCAAGCGGCGTGGACCAGATGGGCCACGGCGTGGCCACCTCGGCCATCATGACCGACTACTCGCAGGGCCCCTACGAATCCTCCACCGAGGTGACGGACATGGCCCTGGGCGGCGAAGGTTTCTTCACCGTGCATGACCCGAGCACCGGCGACGAGTACTACACCCGCGCGGGCAACTTCCGTTTTGACGACGACGGCTACCTGGTAACCCCGGCGGGCCTGCGCGTGCAGGGCTGGGAAGTGGTGGACGGCGAAAGCACCTCGTCCGGGCTGACCCAGATCACCGGCACGCCCCAGGACATCCGCCTGGAGAACTTCCAGTCCCCGCCCGAAGCCACCAGCGAGGTGAGTTTCGTGCTCAACCTGGATTCGGACAGCGACGACAACGCGGCAGTGGCCACCAACCCGTGCTTCTCCATGTTCCAGTACTGGGACGGCTCCGAGGACACCCCGCTTTCGGACTCCCGCTACGCCTACCAGACCACCATCTCGGTCTACGACGAAAACGGCACGGCAACGGACCTGACCGTCTACTTCGACCCGGTCGACGACAGCAGCGTCGCCAGCCAGTCCGGCGGCTACCAGGTCTGGGAATACGTCGTCACCATCCCGCCCAGCGCGGACGGCAGGACCCTGGACGGCCAGTCCCTGGGCACTACCTCTGCGGGCGGCGTGCTCATGATCGGCACTCTGACCTTCAACACCGCGGGCAACCTGGTGGGCCAGAGCGCCTTCACCCTGGCCAGCGGCGCATCCGGCGACATGAAGGACCTGAGCAACTGGACACTGGCCGATTTCTCCGACGACGGTCTGCCCATCATGACCGCCAACTTCTCCGGGGCCTCCAACGCCAGCGCCACGAACCAGATAAACTCAACCAGCTTCTCCATCGACTTCGGCCTCTCCACGGCCGACCTGATCACCAACAACGGCTGGGAGGCGGGCAGCGTCTCCAACGCCTCGCTCATCGGCAGCACCTACGCAAACATCCCCAACATGGATGCCCTGGACATTGCGGCCGACGCCACCACCTCCTACGACACGAGCTCCTCCACCCTGACCCAGCAGCAGGACGGCTATTCCGCCGGTTTCCTGCAGAGCCTGACCGTGAGCAGCGACGGCATCATCACCGGCAACTATTCCAACGGCCAGGTGCTGGACCTCTATGCGGTGACCCTTTCCCGCTTCGACAACAAGTACGGCCTGGAGCACGAGGGAGGGAACCTGTTCTCGGCCACCCGCGATTCGGGCCAGGCCATCACGGGCACGGCCAACACCAGCACCTTCGGATCCGTGGCCGCCAACACCCTGGAGCAGTCCAACGTGGACACCGCCACGGAAATGGTGCGGCTGATCACCCTGCAGCGCGGCTTCCAGTCCAACAGCAAGGTCATCACCACGGCCGACACCCTGCTCAGCGAAGTCATTGCGCTGAAGCGCTAG